From the Thermococcus sp. M39 genome, one window contains:
- a CDS encoding BlaI/MecI/CopY family transcriptional regulator encodes MEPHEFKLNEEGLKAVLPPLEAEIMEYMWKVKVATAGEVYEHMKKKHPDMRRSTVSILMNRLCERGLLKRSVETGRGGMRYVYSVTTTREEFEKRIVETILNALMNNFKEATFAYLSKIKK; translated from the coding sequence ATGGAGCCTCATGAATTCAAGCTTAATGAGGAAGGACTCAAAGCTGTTCTGCCACCACTAGAAGCGGAGATTATGGAGTATATGTGGAAGGTAAAGGTAGCTACGGCTGGAGAGGTTTATGAGCACATGAAGAAGAAGCACCCAGACATGAGACGCTCAACAGTCAGCATACTAATGAACCGCCTCTGCGAGCGTGGACTTTTGAAGAGGAGCGTTGAGACTGGCAGGGGTGGAATGAGATACGTATACAGCGTAACAACAACTAGAGAGGAATTTGAAAAGAGGATTGTTGAGACAATACTGAACGCATTAATGAACAATTTCAAAGAGGCGACATTTGCATACCTTTCGAAAATAAAGAAGTGA
- a CDS encoding M48 family metallopeptidase yields MLKLIILAQLLITLFYLGKLGLVVILGTIAFLFLTYIWITRHSLTRDYSKLQWEEMPWLYDGIARMAKKAGIGMPYVYILDDYIPNAYSFGNSIVLSLGLFEVLDEDQILGVAAHEIGHIKNGDTILFPLMAYGRYLMLFLSAVIIVFVHTTIAVLASLGLYVLYEIERVKFLKEREFKADETALYLLDRPFSLKEALEELKYYEDLRINVRASALPGIEPNIERKQKKSFMATHPSYDERIWKIIAEIEGRAFRDTLK; encoded by the coding sequence ATGTTGAAGCTTATTATATTAGCCCAGCTCCTCATTACACTATTCTATCTCGGTAAGTTGGGGTTAGTTGTTATATTAGGCACCATTGCATTTTTGTTTCTGACTTATATCTGGATAACAAGGCATTCTCTCACAAGGGATTACTCAAAGCTTCAGTGGGAAGAGATGCCTTGGCTTTATGACGGCATTGCGAGGATGGCAAAAAAAGCTGGAATAGGCATGCCCTATGTTTACATTCTTGATGATTACATTCCCAACGCCTATTCATTTGGAAACTCCATAGTCCTCTCATTAGGTTTGTTTGAAGTCCTTGATGAAGATCAGATTCTAGGTGTTGCTGCTCACGAGATTGGGCATATAAAAAATGGAGATACAATACTCTTCCCGTTAATGGCATATGGCAGGTATCTGATGCTTTTCTTGAGCGCTGTAATTATTGTGTTTGTTCACACGACGATAGCTGTGCTTGCATCTTTAGGTTTATATGTTCTCTACGAGATTGAGAGAGTCAAATTCCTCAAAGAAAGGGAGTTCAAAGCAGATGAAACTGCTCTCTATCTGTTGGATAGGCCATTCTCACTTAAAGAAGCGCTTGAAGAACTCAAATACTATGAAGACTTGAGGATAAATGTTAGAGCATCAGCTTTGCCCGGAATTGAACCAAATATTGAAAGAAAGCAGAAGAAGAGCTTTATGGCCACTCATCCGAGCTACGACGAGAGAATATGGAAGATCATTGCGGAGATTGAAGGAAGGGCGTTTAGGGATACCCTTAAGTGA
- a CDS encoding MFS transporter, which translates to MRKKLLLLLSLGWIFNYAHRMAIPPLIPIIKAELGINNAQAGLLMTSLLLPYALIQVPAGYLGDKLGRKKLVVVSILGYSLASAFIIFAKDYWELLSIRALYGIFAGLYYAPATALISDIYKERKGTALGVFMVGPPIGSGIAPLIVVPIALTLEWRYAFLVLSIMSAIIGIALLISINGEVHKVKHARLRIPKHVIGLSIMNFIVLAAFFGMLTFLPDFFVNKGRSLGEASLYFSVLSIVGIIGSLSGGAVYDKLKEKSLILSLVFNAFLSFLLAKTALPLIIPILGLFFYSVGPIVTAYTAEQATEENKGSVMGFVNMMGFFGATLGPYLLGASIDRLSYERAFYLIPLMYLIALSIIGIEKGKVIRT; encoded by the coding sequence ATGCGGAAGAAACTTTTACTGCTCCTTTCCCTCGGCTGGATATTCAACTATGCCCACAGAATGGCTATCCCACCCCTCATTCCTATAATCAAAGCGGAGCTTGGAATTAACAACGCCCAAGCAGGACTTCTGATGACTTCTCTCCTCTTACCTTACGCTCTAATCCAAGTTCCCGCTGGATACTTAGGAGACAAACTTGGAAGAAAAAAGCTTGTTGTAGTCAGCATTCTCGGCTATTCCCTTGCAAGCGCTTTCATAATTTTTGCAAAAGACTACTGGGAATTGTTAAGCATAAGAGCCCTTTACGGTATCTTTGCGGGCCTTTATTATGCTCCAGCAACGGCTCTAATTAGCGACATTTACAAAGAAAGAAAAGGCACAGCTCTTGGTGTTTTTATGGTTGGTCCTCCAATAGGAAGTGGAATCGCACCTTTAATTGTTGTTCCTATTGCACTAACTCTAGAGTGGAGATATGCATTTTTGGTTCTCTCCATTATGAGTGCAATAATAGGCATTGCTTTACTCATTTCAATAAATGGAGAAGTTCACAAAGTCAAACATGCAAGGCTTAGGATTCCAAAGCACGTAATTGGACTGAGCATTATGAATTTCATCGTCTTAGCTGCATTCTTTGGCATGCTCACTTTTCTCCCAGATTTCTTCGTAAACAAAGGAAGGAGTTTAGGGGAGGCATCACTGTATTTCTCCGTTCTCTCAATAGTTGGCATTATAGGCTCCTTAAGCGGTGGAGCAGTTTATGACAAGCTTAAAGAAAAAAGCTTAATTTTGTCCCTTGTTTTTAACGCGTTTCTTTCATTTCTGCTGGCAAAAACTGCCCTACCATTGATAATTCCAATTCTTGGCCTGTTTTTCTATTCAGTTGGACCAATAGTTACGGCATACACGGCTGAGCAAGCAACAGAAGAAAACAAGGGATCGGTGATGGGTTTTGTAAACATGATGGGATTCTTCGGGGCAACTCTTGGTCCATACCTTCTGGGAGCGTCAATTGACAGATTGAGCTATGAGAGAGCCTTTTACTTAATCCCTCTGATGTATTTAATCGCATTGAGTATAATTGGAATAGAAAAGGGAAAAGTCATCCGTACATAA
- a CDS encoding glycosyltransferase 4 family protein gives MIWVLVFIGLSLSLVLTPYVANLMKKAGIVGKDIHKLHKPEVAEMGGITILISLPLALIPALDGDLSKALLIFLLFGLVGILDDLTNLKQSHKVLLSLLVSLPLLSLDVNKEIDLLIFTVNLKMLYYLFAVLFVTGSANLVNMLAGFNGLEVGTSAIALLFLGLVTSGDAQILAFVSFAVALGFLWWNKYPARVFPGDTGTLSLGALIGLVGILGKVELFAAILLIPHALDFLLKTKIRFKGRPLGKTEILEDGTLKAPPYLSFLGLIMRIKRVKEYELVAIVWAIEVILGFVVLLLHQLP, from the coding sequence ATGATTTGGGTATTGGTATTTATAGGGTTATCCCTCTCATTGGTTTTAACTCCCTATGTAGCGAATCTTATGAAGAAAGCTGGAATAGTGGGAAAGGACATACACAAGCTGCACAAGCCGGAAGTTGCTGAGATGGGAGGAATTACCATTCTAATATCTCTACCATTGGCTCTGATACCCGCTTTGGATGGTGATCTCTCAAAAGCTCTGTTAATATTCCTACTCTTTGGATTGGTTGGGATTCTTGATGATTTAACTAATCTCAAGCAGTCACATAAAGTTTTGCTGTCTTTATTAGTTTCTTTGCCCCTTTTGAGTTTGGATGTAAATAAGGAGATCGATTTACTTATTTTCACAGTTAATTTGAAAATGCTGTACTACCTATTCGCTGTCTTATTTGTCACTGGTTCTGCAAACTTAGTTAACATGCTTGCAGGCTTCAATGGGCTTGAAGTTGGAACTTCAGCGATAGCTCTGCTCTTCCTGGGGTTAGTTACTTCAGGTGATGCCCAGATATTAGCCTTTGTGAGCTTTGCGGTTGCTCTTGGATTTTTATGGTGGAATAAGTATCCTGCAAGGGTTTTTCCGGGAGACACTGGGACTTTAAGCTTGGGGGCTTTGATAGGATTGGTGGGAATACTTGGAAAAGTAGAGCTTTTTGCTGCAATTCTTCTAATTCCTCATGCACTTGATTTCTTGCTTAAAACAAAAATAAGGTTTAAAGGGCGCCCACTAGGAAAAACAGAAATTTTGGAAGACGGCACATTAAAAGCACCACCATATCTGAGCTTTTTGGGATTGATAATGAGGATAAAGAGAGTAAAAGAGTACGAACTTGTTGCAATTGTCTGGGCAATTGAGGTCATTCTTGGCTTCGTTGTGCTTCTTCTTCATCAATTACCTTAA
- the pyrH gene encoding UMP kinase has translation MRIVFDIGGSVLVPDKPDIDFIKKIAYQLVKISEDHEVAVVVGGGRVSRDYINAAKTFTPNETFKDYIGIHITRANAMLLIAALGEKAYPFVVQDFRKAWEVIQLKKIPIMGGTHPGHTTDAVAALLAEYLQADLLVVITNVDGVYDSDPRENPNAKKLRKITTAQLVEIAMQGESKAGGSSVVDALAAKFIQRGKIKTYVVGKEDAVKLFDVVRGNHNGTIVEPED, from the coding sequence ATGAGGATAGTCTTTGATATCGGAGGTTCTGTTCTCGTTCCTGACAAGCCTGACATTGATTTTATCAAAAAGATCGCTTACCAGCTCGTCAAGATAAGCGAAGACCACGAGGTTGCTGTTGTAGTCGGAGGAGGAAGAGTCTCAAGAGATTACATCAATGCAGCGAAGACATTCACACCAAACGAGACATTCAAGGATTACATAGGGATCCATATCACGAGAGCAAATGCAATGCTCCTCATAGCAGCGCTTGGAGAAAAAGCGTATCCATTCGTTGTTCAAGACTTTAGAAAGGCTTGGGAAGTCATACAGCTCAAAAAGATACCGATCATGGGAGGAACTCATCCAGGACATACGACTGATGCAGTCGCTGCTCTCTTGGCTGAATATCTGCAAGCAGATTTGCTCGTTGTGATTACAAATGTTGACGGCGTTTATGACAGTGACCCAAGAGAAAATCCAAACGCCAAAAAGCTGAGAAAGATCACCACTGCTCAGCTCGTCGAAATTGCCATGCAGGGAGAAAGCAAAGCTGGAGGAAGCAGCGTAGTTGATGCCCTGGCAGCAAAGTTTATCCAGAGAGGGAAGATCAAGACATATGTCGTTGGTAAGGAAGATGCCGTAAAGCTGTTTGATGTTGTCCGAGGAAATCATAACGGGACAATCGTTGAGCCCGAGGATTAA
- a CDS encoding cytidine/deoxycytidylate deaminase family protein produces MTVEIILDREKAERIKKIRPTKDEYFMLIAKLVSLRATCPRLRVGAVAVKDGYILATGYNGAPRGMDHCIDVGCLIVDGHCHRAVHAEQNVIAMAARKGISLEGATLYVTHFPCDTCFKLLVNAGIKEIVYEDMYPNQATEILLKEAQEKGMIKIRQFKLSKERVKAFLEELFGDEFCEKD; encoded by the coding sequence GTGACGGTTGAGATCATTCTCGATAGAGAAAAAGCAGAAAGAATAAAGAAAATCCGCCCCACAAAGGATGAATACTTCATGCTGATAGCAAAGCTTGTTTCACTTAGAGCCACTTGTCCGAGACTGAGGGTTGGTGCAGTTGCTGTTAAGGATGGCTACATCCTCGCAACAGGCTATAACGGAGCTCCAAGGGGTATGGATCACTGTATTGACGTTGGCTGTTTGATAGTTGATGGACACTGCCACAGAGCAGTTCATGCCGAGCAGAACGTCATAGCAATGGCGGCAAGAAAGGGAATAAGCCTTGAAGGGGCTACTCTTTACGTTACCCACTTTCCGTGCGATACTTGCTTTAAGCTCTTAGTAAATGCAGGGATAAAAGAAATTGTTTATGAGGATATGTACCCCAATCAAGCAACGGAAATTCTGCTTAAGGAGGCCCAAGAAAAGGGCATGATAAAAATTAGACAGTTTAAGCTTTCTAAGGAGAGAGTTAAGGCGTTCTTAGAGGAGCTGTTTGGAGATGAGTTTTGTGAGAAAGATTAG
- a CDS encoding potassium channel family protein, producing MLFTIFGYALIYWLIRNYTSFGEVYSSITGEQIKGFLALLYYSLVTFTTLGYGDMHPTGGLKALSVIEALTGAVFMALIVAVIARKWMR from the coding sequence ATGTTATTCACGATATTTGGCTACGCTCTCATCTACTGGTTAATCAGAAACTACACAAGCTTTGGAGAAGTCTATTCCTCAATAACTGGAGAGCAAATCAAGGGCTTTCTGGCACTTCTCTACTACAGCCTCGTAACCTTTACAACCTTAGGTTACGGCGATATGCATCCAACAGGCGGGCTTAAAGCTCTAAGTGTAATAGAAGCCCTCACTGGCGCAGTCTTCATGGCACTTATCGTTGCAGTCATCGCAAGAAAGTGGATGCGCTGA
- a CDS encoding DUF2304 domain-containing protein, with product MLAVQYIALVVIGSLMLYVLSKYGKKEFDWKDLLFWESLLVIMLIIALKPIEISLEIKRILGLGRGLDSLFVVAIGISYLLIFRVYLAVDKAEREITELTRKLAIELREINEKLEEIKKKG from the coding sequence ATGTTAGCAGTTCAATATATAGCACTTGTAGTTATAGGTAGTCTGATGCTTTATGTTCTGAGTAAATATGGCAAGAAAGAATTTGACTGGAAAGACTTGCTCTTTTGGGAATCTCTGCTTGTAATAATGCTGATAATTGCCCTTAAGCCAATAGAGATTTCACTTGAGATAAAACGGATTCTTGGACTTGGCAGGGGTTTGGATTCTCTCTTTGTAGTAGCAATTGGGATAAGCTACTTACTGATATTCAGAGTTTATCTTGCAGTTGATAAGGCAGAAAGAGAAATAACAGAGCTTACAAGAAAGCTTGCAATAGAGTTAAGGGAAATTAATGAGAAGTTAGAAGAAATAAAGAAAAAAGGCTAA
- the cas6 gene encoding CRISPR-associated endoribonuclease Cas6 has protein sequence MRVEIKLKPRDNGTILPFNYNYDIYNQLIQKIALISSELARLLETAHVDYFTFSRIMVRKRELIPDKGIRILSDEVCLYISSSVADVIKSIVEGFIENPILHIGDSVFIMDRVKVLREPKIKDGTLFSTLSPIMVRTVKLDGNKMKIWDLYPNEDLFHDKLRKIMLMRFSEIEGRMPEEKEFKIEVIKHKPVRIKVKDSYFRGSLMVFRYYGSREIAKFGYENGFGEKTKYGFGMVKVIDEEEAQRSQE, from the coding sequence ATGAGAGTAGAAATCAAGCTCAAACCTAGAGATAATGGAACAATTCTCCCGTTTAATTATAACTATGATATCTACAACCAGCTTATTCAGAAAATTGCTCTTATCTCTTCAGAACTTGCGAGACTCCTGGAAACTGCCCATGTGGATTACTTCACATTCTCAAGGATTATGGTTAGAAAAAGAGAGCTAATTCCTGACAAAGGCATCAGAATTCTCTCCGATGAAGTGTGCTTATACATATCCTCTTCTGTCGCTGATGTTATAAAATCCATAGTCGAGGGCTTCATTGAAAACCCAATACTCCATATTGGGGACTCCGTTTTCATTATGGATAGAGTTAAAGTCCTTAGAGAACCAAAAATAAAAGACGGCACATTGTTTTCCACCCTCAGTCCAATAATGGTTAGAACAGTGAAGCTTGACGGAAATAAAATGAAAATCTGGGACTTGTATCCAAATGAAGATCTGTTCCATGATAAGCTGAGAAAGATAATGCTGATGCGCTTTTCTGAAATAGAAGGAAGAATGCCGGAAGAAAAAGAATTCAAAATAGAGGTTATAAAGCACAAGCCCGTAAGAATCAAAGTCAAAGATTCCTATTTCCGCGGTTCTCTCATGGTTTTTCGTTATTATGGCTCAAGGGAAATAGCAAAATTCGGTTATGAAAACGGATTTGGAGAAAAAACAAAATACGGATTTGGTATGGTTAAGGTAATTGATGAAGAAGAAGCACAACGAAGCCAAGAATGA
- a CDS encoding HAD hydrolase-like protein, with amino-acid sequence MDIKLAIFDLDGTLIGAPTSFAEIKEKLKEELLEIGIPKEIIGDLTPMYESLFRIAEETGRDVNELKKLLEDLEVQRVDESFLFEGTKEVLEFLKSQGIKLAIMTRNCRKATLKALEMHEIRDYFELILTRDDVSWREVKPNEMHIKRILGHFKVSPTKAVVIGDHGYDIIPAKRVGALSILITEHKSGRMSFSVEEKADFEVPTMKELLSLFHRILNAYVVVPAYNEELTIGKVLDDLLMYFKPKHIIVVNDGSRDRTEKIAKSKGVRVLTHLVNRGLGGALGTGITFALKKGAELIITFDADGQHLVKDALRVMKPVAEGKADLAIGSRLKGDVSQMPLIKRFGNFVLDTITAVFAGKYVSDSQSGLRCFNKECASKIKITCDRYAVSSEIIIEASKKGCRIVEVPIKAVYTEYAMKKGTNVFEGIKIALNLLFDKLR; translated from the coding sequence ATGGACATAAAGTTAGCAATCTTTGACTTGGACGGAACACTCATAGGTGCCCCCACATCTTTTGCAGAGATTAAAGAAAAACTGAAGGAAGAACTCCTTGAGATTGGAATTCCCAAGGAAATTATAGGTGATCTAACGCCTATGTATGAGAGTCTATTCAGAATTGCTGAGGAAACTGGAAGAGACGTCAATGAGTTAAAAAAATTGCTTGAAGATTTGGAAGTCCAAAGGGTCGACGAAAGCTTTCTATTCGAAGGCACAAAAGAAGTTTTGGAGTTCTTAAAGAGCCAAGGAATAAAATTAGCAATCATGACAAGGAACTGCAGGAAAGCAACTCTCAAAGCTTTAGAAATGCACGAAATAAGAGACTACTTCGAGTTAATTCTCACACGGGATGATGTCTCTTGGAGAGAAGTTAAGCCAAATGAAATGCATATTAAAAGAATCCTTGGACATTTCAAAGTTTCTCCTACAAAAGCCGTCGTTATTGGTGACCACGGATATGACATTATCCCAGCAAAGAGAGTTGGAGCTTTAAGCATTCTGATAACGGAGCATAAAAGCGGAAGAATGAGCTTCTCTGTTGAAGAAAAAGCTGACTTTGAAGTTCCAACCATGAAAGAACTTTTATCTCTCTTTCACAGGATTTTAAATGCCTATGTTGTTGTTCCAGCATACAATGAAGAACTTACTATTGGGAAAGTTCTAGATGACCTCCTGATGTACTTCAAGCCGAAGCATATAATTGTAGTTAATGATGGGAGCAGGGACAGAACAGAAAAAATAGCAAAAAGTAAAGGCGTCAGAGTTCTAACACACCTCGTTAACAGAGGGCTTGGAGGGGCACTTGGAACAGGGATAACATTTGCTCTCAAAAAAGGAGCAGAGCTTATAATAACTTTTGACGCAGATGGACAACATTTAGTTAAGGATGCACTTAGGGTTATGAAGCCTGTAGCTGAAGGAAAAGCTGATTTAGCTATCGGTTCGAGACTTAAAGGAGATGTAAGCCAGATGCCCCTCATAAAGCGCTTTGGAAACTTTGTTCTCGATACAATAACAGCGGTTTTTGCTGGTAAATACGTCAGCGATTCCCAAAGTGGATTAAGATGCTTTAATAAAGAGTGTGCCTCTAAAATTAAAATAACATGCGACCGATATGCAGTTTCAAGTGAAATAATAATTGAAGCAAGCAAGAAAGGGTGCAGGATTGTGGAAGTCCCAATCAAAGCTGTTTATACTGAATATGCTATGAAGAAAGGAACAAATGTGTTTGAGGGCATTAAAATTGCTCTAAACTTGCTCTTTGATAAATTGAGGTGA
- a CDS encoding NAD(P)/FAD-dependent oxidoreductase — protein sequence MRIVVIGSGTAGSNFALFARKLDRKAGIIVIGKEKTMQYSPCALPFVLSGKIPELEDIVVFPNSFYEKQKIQLMLETEAKEIDRERKVVVTDKGEVPYDKLILATGSKAFVPPIKGVENEGVFTLKSIDDVRKIKAYIEEKKPKKAVVIGAGLIGLEGAVAFRELGMEVLVVELLEHLLPTMLDKDMARIVQQYLEEKGISFRFGVGVSEIIGSPVKAVKIGDEEIEADLVLVATGVRANVDLAKKAGLEVNKGIVVNEYLQTSDPDIYAIGDCAEVFDAVTGQRTLSQLGTTAVRMAKVAAENVFGKNVKFKSVFNTAITELFDLEIGTFGMTEERAKREGINVVIGKFKGSTKPEYYPGGKPIHVKLIFRKEDRRLIGAQIVGGERVWGRIMTLSALAQKNATVEDIVYLETAYAPPISPTIDPITVAAEIALRRFK from the coding sequence ATGAGAATCGTTGTCATTGGTTCTGGAACCGCTGGGAGCAACTTCGCGCTTTTTGCAAGAAAACTTGACAGAAAGGCTGGGATTATTGTCATCGGGAAGGAAAAGACCATGCAGTATTCCCCATGTGCCTTACCCTTCGTTCTTAGCGGGAAAATTCCAGAGCTTGAGGATATAGTTGTCTTTCCAAACAGCTTTTATGAGAAGCAGAAAATTCAGCTGATGCTTGAGACAGAGGCAAAAGAAATTGACAGAGAAAGGAAAGTTGTAGTAACAGACAAAGGAGAAGTTCCCTACGATAAGCTCATCCTTGCAACGGGTTCAAAAGCTTTCGTACCTCCAATAAAAGGAGTTGAAAACGAAGGTGTCTTTACACTCAAAAGCATAGATGACGTGAGAAAAATCAAAGCCTACATCGAGGAGAAAAAGCCGAAGAAAGCTGTTGTTATCGGTGCTGGTCTTATAGGGTTGGAGGGCGCTGTAGCATTTAGAGAGCTTGGCATGGAGGTTCTAGTTGTAGAGCTTTTAGAACATTTGCTGCCAACTATGCTCGATAAGGATATGGCAAGAATTGTGCAGCAGTACTTAGAAGAGAAAGGCATAAGCTTTAGATTCGGTGTTGGAGTAAGCGAGATAATTGGAAGCCCAGTCAAAGCTGTCAAGATTGGAGACGAAGAAATCGAGGCGGATCTCGTTCTTGTAGCTACTGGAGTTAGAGCCAACGTCGATTTAGCCAAAAAAGCAGGTCTCGAAGTCAATAAAGGAATAGTTGTAAACGAGTATCTACAAACCAGCGACCCAGACATTTACGCTATAGGAGACTGTGCGGAGGTCTTTGATGCAGTAACAGGTCAGAGAACCTTAAGCCAGCTCGGTACAACTGCTGTGAGGATGGCAAAGGTTGCTGCTGAGAATGTCTTCGGCAAAAACGTGAAGTTCAAGTCCGTGTTCAACACGGCAATAACAGAGCTGTTTGATCTCGAAATTGGAACCTTCGGAATGACAGAAGAGAGAGCTAAAAGAGAGGGCATAAATGTTGTCATTGGAAAGTTCAAGGGTTCAACGAAGCCAGAGTATTATCCAGGAGGGAAGCCAATTCACGTTAAGCTGATTTTCAGAAAAGAGGATAGAAGACTTATTGGAGCCCAGATAGTCGGTGGCGAGAGAGTTTGGGGCAGAATAATGACTCTTTCTGCTTTAGCACAGAAAAATGCCACAGTTGAGGACATCGTTTACCTTGAAACTGCCTACGCTCCGCCAATAAGCCCGACCATTGATCCAATAACCGTTGCAGCAGAGATTGCCTTAAGGAGATTTAAGTGA
- a CDS encoding proteasome-activating nucleotidase — protein MSDINDVEIKSHDEYDDYIIYLKRRIRQLELQVRTLEADKERLERELSRLRMEMSRLRQPPAFAGTLLELLDDDRAIVQNYNGPRFVVRIAPWIEKEKLKPGSRVALDQRTMAVVEILPSPKDPSVLGFEVIERPNVTYSDIGGLKKQLQELREAVELPLKHPELFEKVGIDPPKGVLLYGPPGCGKTLMAKALAHEVNATFIRVVGSELVRKYIGEGARLVHELFELAKEKAPTIIFIDEIDAIGAKRLEETTGGEREVNRTLMQLLAELDGFDPRGNVKVIAATNRPDILDPALLRPGRFDRLIEVPLPNFEGRLEILKVHTRKMNLKGVDLRAIAEITEGASGADLKAIATEAGMFAIRERREYVTHEDFIKAIEKVIGSEQRLAQQIAMHEVMYG, from the coding sequence ATGAGCGACATTAATGATGTGGAAATTAAATCTCATGATGAGTATGATGATTATATCATCTACCTAAAGAGACGTATAAGACAGCTTGAACTCCAAGTGAGAACACTTGAGGCAGATAAGGAGAGACTGGAGAGGGAGCTCTCACGCTTAAGGATGGAGATGTCGAGGTTAAGGCAACCTCCAGCATTCGCTGGAACCCTTCTCGAACTCCTTGATGATGACAGAGCGATAGTCCAGAACTACAACGGTCCAAGGTTTGTGGTCAGAATAGCACCATGGATTGAGAAAGAAAAGCTCAAACCAGGGAGTAGAGTAGCACTTGATCAGAGAACTATGGCAGTTGTTGAAATATTGCCATCACCAAAGGATCCATCAGTTCTTGGATTTGAAGTAATTGAAAGGCCAAACGTTACGTATAGCGACATTGGTGGTCTGAAAAAGCAACTCCAAGAACTTAGAGAGGCAGTAGAACTTCCACTTAAACACCCAGAGCTTTTCGAGAAGGTTGGAATAGATCCTCCAAAAGGAGTATTGCTCTATGGTCCACCAGGATGTGGAAAGACATTAATGGCTAAAGCATTGGCGCATGAAGTGAATGCAACATTCATTAGAGTTGTTGGCAGTGAGCTCGTGAGAAAGTACATTGGAGAAGGAGCTAGATTAGTTCATGAGCTCTTTGAATTAGCAAAAGAAAAAGCTCCGACAATAATCTTCATTGATGAAATTGATGCGATTGGTGCTAAAAGATTGGAGGAGACAACAGGTGGAGAAAGGGAAGTCAACAGAACTCTCATGCAACTTTTAGCTGAGCTTGATGGGTTTGACCCAAGGGGTAACGTTAAGGTTATAGCAGCAACCAACAGGCCGGATATTTTAGATCCAGCATTACTCAGACCGGGTAGATTTGACAGGCTCATTGAAGTTCCATTGCCCAACTTTGAAGGAAGACTGGAAATACTTAAAGTTCACACAAGGAAGATGAACCTTAAAGGCGTTGATCTAAGAGCAATAGCGGAGATAACAGAAGGTGCAAGCGGTGCTGACCTGAAGGCAATAGCAACCGAAGCTGGAATGTTCGCTATTAGAGAGAGAAGAGAGTACGTAACTCATGAAGATTTCATAAAGGCTATTGAGAAGGTCATAGGCTCGGAGCAGAGGTTAGCTCAGCAGATAGCTATGCACGAAGTTATGTACGGATGA
- a CDS encoding serine/threonine-protein kinase RIO2: MVSKLIALEVYHNLKDIDFRILRGVELNMRYHQWVPLEDIAKFARTDVETASYRLGRLDNWMLVRRRSDIGYIGYQLTIHGYDALAIRAFAKKGVIEAISQTQIGVGKEADVYVGITPQGEKVAVKFNRIGRTSFTRIKLYRRDFIDKHHISWLYISRLVAEREYEALQLLSPIAKVPKPVAWNRHAIVMEFIEGVELSELRDDDLTREEAEEILNKVLEEYLKIVRFGIVHSDMSEFNIVLTENDDILIIDWPQYLPTAYPESLEYLKRDISVLLNAFRRRWRVKKDFDEIWNKFYEAWLESRGEKDNKE; the protein is encoded by the coding sequence ATGGTCAGCAAACTAATAGCACTTGAAGTTTATCACAACCTTAAAGACATAGATTTCCGAATATTGAGAGGGGTAGAGCTAAATATGCGCTACCATCAGTGGGTTCCATTGGAGGATATTGCAAAATTTGCTAGGACTGATGTTGAAACTGCTTCATACCGTTTAGGAAGGCTCGATAACTGGATGCTTGTAAGGAGAAGGAGTGATATCGGCTATATTGGTTATCAGCTCACCATTCACGGTTACGATGCTCTGGCTATTAGGGCTTTTGCAAAGAAGGGTGTGATTGAAGCGATAAGCCAGACGCAGATTGGTGTTGGGAAAGAGGCTGATGTTTATGTTGGAATAACTCCTCAAGGAGAGAAAGTTGCGGTTAAGTTCAACCGCATTGGGAGGACGAGCTTTACCAGAATTAAGCTCTACAGAAGAGATTTTATTGACAAACACCACATAAGCTGGCTTTACATTTCACGTTTAGTTGCCGAGAGAGAGTATGAGGCTTTGCAATTGCTTTCTCCTATAGCAAAAGTTCCAAAGCCTGTAGCATGGAACAGACATGCCATAGTGATGGAGTTCATTGAAGGAGTTGAGCTGAGCGAGCTTAGGGATGATGATTTGACAAGAGAGGAGGCTGAAGAAATACTTAACAAGGTTTTGGAAGAGTACCTCAAGATTGTACGCTTTGGGATTGTTCATTCTGACATGAGCGAGTTCAACATAGTTCTGACGGAAAACGATGATATCTTAATTATTGACTGGCCTCAGTATCTACCAACCGCGTATCCTGAGAGCCTTGAATATCTAAAGAGGGACATATCCGTTTTGTTAAATGCTTTTCGCAGAAGATGGAGAGTCAAAAAGGACTTTGATGAGATTTGGAATAAGTTCTACGAAGCTTGGCTTGAGAGTAGGGGAGAAAAAGATAATAAGGAGTAA